The Dethiosulfovibrio peptidovorans genome has a window encoding:
- a CDS encoding radical SAM protein, translated as METSAQSVDVAVGRVPTSFLASPSSIPGVDYSINPYVGCPHKCLYCSAQHMPQFRSRSESWGDFVDVKLCSRRLPYKKLEGKTVILSSVTDPYNPLEAREKATRSILEDMIFSQCRFNLLILTKGCLVLRDTELFREMDASVGLSINCLDEEFQGKIEPRASSVSQRLEALRRLHEAGVRTWVFVAPVFPAVTDVGAILEAVAPWASYVFFESLKLRPPYKEPVLALMERQYPTLRRLYRAVYRYGERQYWRDLTLAIHERCSAMEVPYRIFF; from the coding sequence ATGGAGACATCGGCTCAATCGGTAGATGTGGCTGTGGGGAGAGTTCCCACTTCATTCCTGGCCTCGCCCTCGTCCATACCGGGAGTGGACTACTCCATCAACCCCTACGTGGGGTGTCCTCACAAGTGTCTGTACTGCTCGGCTCAGCACATGCCTCAGTTTCGTTCCCGCTCCGAATCATGGGGGGATTTTGTGGACGTGAAACTCTGTTCCCGGCGGCTTCCTTATAAAAAACTGGAGGGGAAAACGGTGATCCTCAGTTCGGTGACCGATCCATACAATCCCCTGGAGGCCCGGGAGAAAGCTACCCGAAGTATTCTGGAAGATATGATTTTCAGCCAATGTCGCTTCAACCTTTTGATTCTTACGAAAGGTTGTCTGGTTCTTCGGGACACTGAGCTCTTCCGAGAGATGGATGCCTCGGTGGGGCTGTCCATCAACTGTCTGGATGAGGAGTTTCAGGGCAAGATAGAGCCCCGGGCGTCGTCGGTATCCCAACGCTTGGAGGCTCTGAGGAGACTTCACGAGGCTGGCGTGAGAACTTGGGTTTTTGTAGCTCCGGTGTTTCCCGCCGTCACCGATGTGGGAGCCATCCTGGAGGCGGTGGCTCCTTGGGCATCCTACGTCTTCTTCGAGAGCCTGAAGCTTCGACCTCCATATAAAGAACCGGTCTTGGCTCTCATGGAGCGTCAATACCCAACACTTCGGAGGCTTTATCGGGCTGTCTACAGGTATGGAGAGCGACAGTACTGGCGAGACCTTACATTGGCCATCCACGAACGCTGTTCCGCCATGGAAGTTCCCTACAGGATATTTTTTTGA